Part of the Solwaraspora sp. WMMA2065 genome is shown below.
GGCCGTCTCCTGCCAGCGCGGCGGCGGGTTGACCGGCGTCGGGGTCGGGCGTGGGTTGTCACCGCCACGACGCTCGGCCGAGCCACCGGGTGGGGTGGGGTCGTCCGCAGGTCCACCGGCCATCCTGGCGGTCGGCTCGTTGTCGGCCCGTCCGGTGTCCACGCCGCCCGGCTGGATCGACTCACCGGCCGGCGCGGGGCGTGGGGTCGGCACCACGGTCTCGGCCGGCCCGGAGACCGGCCGGCCGTTGACGGCTGTGGCACGGCCGTTGTCGGCGCTGCGGGAACCACGGGTGACTGAGCCGCCGCGCGGAGTCCGGGTGAACGGCAGCACCTCGGCGTACCGGGACGGCGGGTCAGCCCAGTGCGGGCCGCTCACCGGTTCGTCGCGGGCGCCCCAGCCGGCATCGGCGCGGTCGGCGTCCGGCCCGACACCGGAGCCGTCCGACCACCGGGTCGGCGACCCCGTCCAACTGCCCATGCCCTGGTCACGACGGTCTCGCGGATCCGCTCCGCCGTCCTCTGGTCCCGGTGCGGCCCCGCGGGGTTCACCTGATTCGTCCACCGTGCGCTCCTCGGTCGCCCCCGCTGAGGCTACCGTGTGCTGACAGTGGCGATAAGTTGCAACGTCGGGCCAATTGACCGGCCAGGTGATATGCACTGATCGTTTCGTTTCTTCGCCGACCAGATGGCCGCGACCGGACTCGGAGGTTCGACATGACCGCTGCGTCGAGCGACGCACAGACAAGCGGCCGACCGGCCCGGATGCCACGGTCCGCCCGCCGCAAGCAGCTGCTCGCCGCCGCCCAGGAGGTGTTCGTCGCACAGGGTTACCACGCGGCGGCGATGGACGACATCGCGGAGCGGGCCGGCGTGTCGAAGCCGGTGCTCTATCAGCATTTTCCGGGCAAGCTGGAGTTGTATCTGGCGCTGCTCGACACACACTGCGACGCCATCATCGCCAAAGTCGCCGCCGCGATGGCCGCGACCACCGACAACAAGGAACGGGTCAGCGGGGCGGTGCAGGCCTACTTCGACTTCGTCGACGAGGAGAGCGGCGCCTTCCGGCTGGTCTTCGACTCCGACCTGCGCAACGAGCCGCTGGTACGGGCCCGGGTGGAACGCGTCGAACGGGAGTGCATCGCGTCGATCACCGACACCATCATCTCGGACACCGGGGTGAGCCGGTCCCGGGCCGAGCTGCTCGCCTCCGGGCTGGTCGGCGCGGCCGAGACCGCCGCCCAGTTCTGGCTGGCCGGCGGTCGACAGGTGCCCAAGGACGAAGCCGAGTCGTTGCTCGCCGCACTCTCCTGGCGGGGCATCGCCGGGTTCCCGCTGCAGGGTGAGGCATCCTGACCACAGCGCGTCCGCATCGGCTAACCTTCGCGTTGGCGTTGTTTTCGCCCACCTCAAGGAGGACCCGTGGAGGTCAAGATCGGCGTGCAGTACGCGCCGCGCGAGCTCGTTCTGGACAGTGCCCAGTCACCGGCTGAGATCGAGCAGATCGTGACCCAGGCAATCACGACCGAGGGGACTCTGTCACTCACCGACGAGCGCGGCCGCCGGGTCATCGTCCCGGTCAGCAAGATCGCGTACGTCGAGATCGCCGAGGCCGCTCCCCGTTCGGTCGGCTTCACCGTCCGCTGACCTGGCCGGACCGGCCCCGAAGCTGCCGAGTCGGCCGCCGGCTCCCAGGGCCGACCGCACCGATCCGGATCGGTTCAGCCTGATCCGGATCGGTCCGCCCGGATCACCCGCCAGATCACCGCGCCGGTCGCGACCGCGGCCCGGTCGCGACTCCTTCGGCCGACACCGTTGACGACCGTGCCGTTCGTCACTGCCGCCGTGCCCGCACCACCCCGGCGGCGTGACAAGAACCACAGCTGAGTCGTCGGTCCGGCCGCCGTCGCCGAGGATCTCCACGTCTGCGCGGACCGTCAGCTACCATGGTCAGCAATGCTGCGGCCGTCGAGGATGCTCGAGCGGGGTTCGCGGCGCGCGTGCGGCCCGCGACCTGTCGATCGCGTGTGGCCAGCGCCGTCAACTGACGCACTGCGGCACGCCGCAGACAACGCGTCGCCCCGGCATCGCGGCGGCACTTCGCAGCACCCGCACCGCACCGACACGACGTCGGTGCCGACGACCATCGGACGCGCCGGCTCGGCGCGCCGCACAACCGGCGCCCTTCTGGCACCGACCACAACCGGCGCGCACCCTGCGCGCCGCACAACCGGCGCCGTCGCGGCGCCGCATCCGACACGCGCCCTCAGGAACAGGCGGGGCGCACCACGAGAGGCACCCCCGACACCTGATGACTGACATTTTCGACCACAACGCCGGCGACGAGCCGGCGAAACGCCCACCGGCACGGCCCGACAGCCCCACCTTCGCCGACCTGGGTGCCCGCCCGGAGACGGTGACCGCGCTTGCCCAGGTCGGCATCGTCCACGCCTTCGCCATCCAGGAGTACGCCCTGCCGATCGCGCTGCGCGGCAGCGACCTGATCGGCCAGGCACCGACCGGGACCGGCAAGACGCTCGGCTTCGGCGTACCGCTCATCGACCGGGTGCTCGCCCCGACCGAGGGCGGTGACGGCGTACCGCAGGCGCTGGTCGTCGTCCCGACCCGCGAGCTCGGCCTGCAGGTCGCCAAGGACCTGGCCGCCGCCGGCAGCACCCGCGGCGTGCGGGTGCTGCCGATCTACGGTGGCGTCGCGTACGAGCCGCAGATCGAGACGCTGCGTTCCGGCGTGGAGATCCTGGTCGGTACGCCGGGTCGGTTGATGGACCTGGCCAAGCAGAAGAAGCTGCGGCTGGACCGGATCCGGGCGCTGGTGCTGGACGAGGCCGACCGGATG
Proteins encoded:
- a CDS encoding TetR/AcrR family transcriptional regulator, which codes for MTAASSDAQTSGRPARMPRSARRKQLLAAAQEVFVAQGYHAAAMDDIAERAGVSKPVLYQHFPGKLELYLALLDTHCDAIIAKVAAAMAATTDNKERVSGAVQAYFDFVDEESGAFRLVFDSDLRNEPLVRARVERVERECIASITDTIISDTGVSRSRAELLASGLVGAAETAAQFWLAGGRQVPKDEAESLLAALSWRGIAGFPLQGEAS
- a CDS encoding DUF3107 domain-containing protein, with the protein product MEVKIGVQYAPRELVLDSAQSPAEIEQIVTQAITTEGTLSLTDERGRRVIVPVSKIAYVEIAEAAPRSVGFTVR